The following are encoded together in the Patagioenas fasciata isolate bPatFas1 chromosome 7, bPatFas1.hap1, whole genome shotgun sequence genome:
- the CTDSP1 gene encoding carboxy-terminal domain RNA polymerase II polypeptide A small phosphatase 1, translated as MFAAPARAEETPCCNKVSSAAPLPRPPPRAAAGPRPASPSGGRAGGGRPLPPTPPPAPMEQQSIIAQVSREEGSAPLQEKGTQAPTKKPRNRSIFQSLFCCLCRDEGEPCAGTTSAPLLVEENGALPKAAVKHLLPEIKPQDASKLCVVIDLDETLVHSSFKPVNNADFIIPVEIDGIMHQVYVLKRPHVDEFLQRMGELFECVLFTASLAKYADPVADLLDKWGAFRARLFRESCVFHRGNYVKDLSRLGRDLRRIIIVDNSPASYIFHPDNAVPVASWFDNMADTELLDLLPFFERLSKVEDVYSVLKKQRTNS; from the exons ATGTTTGCAGCCCCAGCCCGGGCGGAGGAAACTCCATGTTGTAACAAAGTTTCCTCCGCGGCGCCGctcccgcgcccgccgccccgcgccgccgccggcccccgcCCCGCCTCCCCCTCCGGGGGCCGCGCCGGGGGGGGCCGCCCcctcccacccaccccccccccggCGCCCATGGAGCAGCAGTCCATCATCGCCCAGGTTAgcagggaggaggggagcgcCCCGCTGCAGGAGAAAG GCACCCAAGCCCCCACCAAGAAGCCACGAAACCGCAGCATCTTCCAGTCCCTCTTCTGCTGCCTGTGCCGTGATGAGGGGGAGCCCTGTGCTGGCACGACAAGTGCCCCGCTGCTGGTGGAGGAGAATGGGGCCCTGCCCAAG GCTGCTGTCAAACATCTTTTGCCTGAGATCAAGCCACAGGATGCCAGCAAGCTCTGCGTGGTCATCGACCTGGACGAGACGCTGGTGCACAGCTCCTTCAAG CCAGTGAACAACGCTGACTTCATCATTCCTGTGGAAATTGATGGCATCATGCACCAG GTGTATGTGCTCAAGCGGCCTCACGTGGATGAGTTCCTGCAGCGCATGGGTGAGCTCTTTGAGTGCGTGCTCTTCACTGCCAGCCTGGCCAAG TACGCGGACCCTGTGGCTGACCTGCTGGATAAATGGGGTGCTTTCCGGGCACGGCTCTTCCGGGAATCCTGTGTCTTCCACCGCGGCAACTACGTGAAGGACCTGAGCCGCCTGGGCCGTGACCTGCGCCGCATCATCATTGTGGACAACTCACCTGCATCCtacatcttccaccctgacaacGCC GTGCCGGTGGCTTCCTGGTTCGATAACATGGCGGACACGGAGCTCCTGGACCTGCTGCCCTTCTTCGAGAGGCTCAGCAAGGTGGAGGATGTGTACTCAGTGCTCAAGAAGCAGCGGACTAACAGCTAG